The genomic window ACATGAGGGGTCTTGGTAGCTCCATAGGCTTTATAAATACCTACGTTGTCTACCAGATAAGGAAATGTAAAGCCTTTATCTTCAGCTCTAATAATCATTTTATCAAAGGCATCTTCTTTTGAAGTTTTAGGATTGTTGGGGTTGAGGGCAACAACAGGAAAACCTTTCCTTTTGTATTTGGTATCCAATGCCACAATCCTGTCTTCGTATAATTTTGAATAGGGACAGTGGTTGCAAGTAAAAATAAGTATTACCCCTTTTTCTGAATGGTAGTGATCCAGGGCAACGTAACTATTGTCTATGTTTTTGAGTTTGAAACCGGGCGCTGTGTCCCCTATCTTTACCTGTGATGGAGAAGTAAAGGTAACCAACGACAGAAATAATAAAATGGAAATCTTTTTTTTCATGGCGTAAAATTGTTACTTAAACAGATGGAAAGAGCCTGTTTTTAGGGCTCCTGGGTTATTTATGTAACATGTAAACGCCTTACGGTATTAATTGGTTCATCGTGGATTCTATCGCCTTAAGTGTTACTTTTCCCTCGTGAAATAAAGTTTTACTTTTATATACAAACAAGCATGCCGGAATAGCACCGCTCCAACTGGGATCAACTTTAGGAATCCAATTGTTGGGATGGGCTTCATCTAATACAAGCACTTCACTTGCAATGCCATTGGATTTGACAAAAGGTACAAGCTTTTGTTCAATCTGATCCGTAAAATCCAGGCTCACCAATAATACTTTGACAGCTGTTCCCTTGTACATCCCTGGAATTTTTTCTAATACCGGTATTTCTTCAATGCAAGGCTTGCACCAGGTTGCCCAAAAGTTAATTACCATTATAGAATCGGCACTCGTTTTTTCTATCCTTTCCTGCAGCTGCCTAAAATCTATTGTTTGAACTGTGGCACTTTGTGAATAAAGAGCGAGTACCGGTACAACCCAGAAAAACAATATAAAACCAGCTAATTTCCTGTCTATTGCATACTTCATCGTTAAATTGATAATTTGCGCTGTTTATATAACAATGAAACGAGCCTTGCTCCCAACAACAGCGCTATGGGTATGGTGGCGGCCGGGAATGCCTGTGGAATAAACTTCCATCCTATTAAAAACACAACAAGACAAAAAAGGTTGAAAACCATGATTACTGCTGTCCACTTATGTTTGTGGTTTGCGAAGGCCAACAACACGAAAGTAGGCATGGCCCATAGTATGTTCAGGTTGTTGCCTGTTACACTATGCATAGATATAAACCATAAAAATACGATGAGCAATCCAATACCGCCGGCCACAAAAAACAGCAAACCATCGAATAAGCTAAGTGTTTTAGGACGTACAAAAAATCCTATCACAACGGATAAAAACAATAAGAGCCAAAAAAACACTACGGGAGTCCATATTGTATCGTCTTCCTGCGTCATAAAATCAAACACCTTTACTTTTTCCTTTACCATTGGAATAGTCTGTCCGTCCTCCATTTTTATTGTAGCATGGTCGAAAGCTTGCATCAAAAAGTAAGGCAAGTAGGTAGATTCCCTGACCGTAGCAATTTTATCGGCAGGCATACCCAATATCATGGCCAAACCTGTTTCTATCCAAGGCGAGTGTTTTAAATAATGATGCAGTAGTGTTCTAAACGAAACATGTCCTGCGCTGCCACCTGGTTTAAAAATAAGCTCTCCATGCACATTAGTGTTCAGCATGTCCACAATGCGCGTAGCACAATTATCGTAAAAAAAGTCGTACCTGTAATTACGATTTCCGGGTTCATAATTACTTAACAAGGCATCAAAAACCTTTTGTTTATCGTCCATGTTCAGGTTAAGTACTTGCTCGGTAACACTGCGCCCCTCGTTAAAATACTGTACCAAAAAGCGTTTGTATTCACCAATGCTCAACAAATAATCCAGATTACCGTTGGCAAACTTTAAATAAAACCACGGCGTATCAAAATCGAAAGTACCATAATTAAAAACCCAGTCGATATTGTTGTCGGCATCCTTTACCCTTAGCGCACTGTGCCCAAAGGCCGAATACAACTCTTCGCCCTGTGAACAGGTCAATATAGATATTTCAGCTTTAGCAGATAATTTTTTTCGTCCGCTGAGCGGCACGGTAAATAAGAGCAGAAATAGCCCAATATAAATTAATCGTGTCATACCTTATCAATTTGCCTCAAATATATACAAATTGAAATCGGCTAAAAAGAATCTATACCACTATTGGTCTGACATTTTTATCGACACCTGCCCATATGGAGTCAAACAAAGCAAAACACCCGTTGGTGCATGTTTCTAAAATGTGCAAAAGCATACGTTTTAAATGTATAAGCGCACCCAAAACAGGATCTTGCCTACGCCCCTTTATCCAAACAGGCCACTTGGGTGCTATCCTGGCTTTACCTGTAACACGAGCCTTAACTACCACATTATCCGAAGGGTACGTTTCGTGTACCCAATAATACTCCGGGTCGGCAAAAAGATCCATAAACCAATCTACACATAAAGTAGCCCACTTAAAAAGTAGTGCTGTAATACTTAATTGTATCGCTTCCATAACTTAATAGATTTAATAAGATGAAGAATAACAGCACAAAAATACCCTCTTTATTTGTTGCATAACAGGATTTTAAGTACATTAAGCAACAAATAATCTATTTTTAAGTAGATATAAAAGACTTAAAAACAACTTAATATTACACTTAATATTTTACTTAAAAATTCACTTAATTATTAACTTGATCCCTTATCTTTGTAGTTGATTACTGAATAATGCCGAACAATACCGAAATAATGACCGAAGAGCTGATTTTTTCACTGATCGACCATGTATGTGAGATGGTTGAAGGAGTGGAAAAAATAATTGGGGTATACAACCATCCCAAAACGGGCGAATTATGCGGTATCACCTTAAAACACATCAACAACAGGTTACAAGAACACCAAATGAACCTGAGGGGGCAAAAGGAAATACTGGCCGGTTTAAGACAGTGCAAACATAAATACAGCTGGCCCGAAAAAACCCAATTGCCATTCAGCACCATCGATAGCACACCCTTACAGCGCAATATTTTCGACGAGAGCGATCACCTAACCTTGCTCATCACATTACCTGGCAGCAAACGCACAGAGAAAGACCTCCTGCTCATTTATTTTAAAGATCACTTCAATACCTTTGGTGTGCAACACCAAAATACAACACTGAGCACCGACAACAAAACCATTATTGCACATCTACTCTCAGGATCAATCCATTCGTTTTGCAAACTATATTGGAAAGAAAAAGAACGCCTGCAGCAGTTTACCCATAAAACACAGCGCATTTTAGATCAGCAACGGTCGGAAAACCAAAAAGATATACGGAAAAAAGAACTAGAAGATTTTATTTGTTCGTGGGCTAATATGTTATTGAAAGAACGGAGCGAATCTGACGGCGTTAATTATGTTTACAGTGATCAGGCACTCGAAAAAATTAAAACATACAGCGGCGGATTGGAACAATTACAAAAAGCCCTGCACGAAGCCGTAGATTACACAAATACCCTGATTACAGATGCAAACAAAGTGATTGAGGCGGAATATATTGAAGGTGTTACATATGTAAATAGTGGTGATGTTATAGGAAACCTGGATGCTGCAAGCCAACATTTAACCACCCGACAACAGCGCGTGTATGATTTTTTAAACCGTTTAGAATCTGCCGCTATCCAGGTAGATCGATCCGGCATAAACCTTACCGGCAGCCATATTGGATCGGCCATGGAGAAACCTGTATCGGCACCGGCGCTATCCGACTATATCGGTAAAAATAAGGAGGTAATTAATACTCTTTTTGCGAAGTATCCCGACAAATGGAGTTTTGTAAAAAACAATTTTAAGTCCATTATCAATATCACCCTAACTGGTGAGCGACCAACCCGTAAATGGGCCTAATCCGAGTAGGTATACCCACCAAAGTAACGCCTTACAGCCATCTAATCGATTAGCATACCCCCAATCAGGCTATTTACATCTGTAATATCATGACGGAGCATATAAGCTTTTATACCCTCTACTATTTGAACCGATATGCTAGGGTCGATAAAATTAGCCGTACCCACCTGTATAGCAGTAGAACCAGCCAACATAAACTCTATAGCATCCGTAGCATTCATGATACCCCCCATGCCTATTACAGGAACTTTTACCGCATTATATACCTGCCACACCATGCGCAAAGCCACCGGTTTAATACAGGGACCCGATAAGCCCCCCGTTACAGTAGAAA from Saccharicrinis carchari includes these protein-coding regions:
- a CDS encoding thioredoxin family protein, whose protein sequence is MKKKISILLFLSLVTFTSPSQVKIGDTAPGFKLKNIDNSYVALDHYHSEKGVILIFTCNHCPYSKLYEDRIVALDTKYKRKGFPVVALNPNNPKTSKEDAFDKMIIRAEDKGFTFPYLVDNVGIYKAYGATKTPHVYLLENEESHFTVSYIGAIDDSPKDAGKVKQAYLAEAIDAILAGNKPRLKETKAIGCSIKPY
- a CDS encoding TlpA disulfide reductase family protein, with the protein product MKYAIDRKLAGFILFFWVVPVLALYSQSATVQTIDFRQLQERIEKTSADSIMVINFWATWCKPCIEEIPVLEKIPGMYKGTAVKVLLVSLDFTDQIEQKLVPFVKSNGIASEVLVLDEAHPNNWIPKVDPSWSGAIPACLFVYKSKTLFHEGKVTLKAIESTMNQLIP
- a CDS encoding Lnb N-terminal periplasmic domain-containing protein, whose product is MTRLIYIGLFLLLFTVPLSGRKKLSAKAEISILTCSQGEELYSAFGHSALRVKDADNNIDWVFNYGTFDFDTPWFYLKFANGNLDYLLSIGEYKRFLVQYFNEGRSVTEQVLNLNMDDKQKVFDALLSNYEPGNRNYRYDFFYDNCATRIVDMLNTNVHGELIFKPGGSAGHVSFRTLLHHYLKHSPWIETGLAMILGMPADKIATVRESTYLPYFLMQAFDHATIKMEDGQTIPMVKEKVKVFDFMTQEDDTIWTPVVFFWLLLFLSVVIGFFVRPKTLSLFDGLLFFVAGGIGLLIVFLWFISMHSVTGNNLNILWAMPTFVLLAFANHKHKWTAVIMVFNLFCLVVFLIGWKFIPQAFPAATIPIALLLGARLVSLLYKQRKLSI